From the Trifolium pratense cultivar HEN17-A07 linkage group LG4, ARS_RC_1.1, whole genome shotgun sequence genome, the window GTACATAAATAGTTTTATGATGATACTCAAGCTGAAATACTTTTGAGAACTCTTCAATTAAGGACTTATGAGTAATATGAATAAGACTGTCATCATCCAAATGATGCAAATAAGCTGTATCAGGATCATTACATGATGACTGAGCCTCTTTTAGCAACCCTTTGATACTCCCAACTTGACGGCCATGTATTCCACATGGGACAATCCATTTAAAGGGACTCAAATCGGTCGTGACATTGAGTGCTAAGCCATGATAGGTTATCCATTGATTCACTCTTATACCTATAGCTGCCACTTTCTCATTTCCTGAAATAAGATTTACTAATGAAGCATAAGGAAAAATACAAAGATTACGGAGCTTTcaaatttcaacattttttaaatcataGCAAACTCGAGGACAAATTTTATAAGCTCTAACAATCTTGATATAGGTTGCAGAATACTAAAATGTCAAATATGACATATTTCCAACCATTTTGCAGTGGATCAGTAATACTAGTAATCCTGGTCTAATTTGCCATGATGCATGAAAACTATAATGTGAATTTGTCATCCATAATAACACAAATTTTGCAAGTAATAACATAAGATAATTGTTCGATAAAAACAAGACAAAAATGAGGTTGTGCAAATACAAATTATTGATGTGGATTGTGGACAATAACAGAGATTCTACAGACTTTGAGTGGAACATATGAATCAAAACTAGCACAGACCTGTAAAGTGTAAACTACTTTGAATATACTCTCTTCATGCATTAACACAAATATACACTTCTAAAATTGTGATGCTAAATTCAGAATAAATTACCAAATTAACCGACGTTTTTTAATTTAACGGATTAAATTGCTACCTATTTTACAAATTTGAAGAACAAACTGTCCACAACTTATAAGGACTGAATAGTAAGTAATTCAGTTTGTAGAGTTACTTACCAACCCAAACACCAGTTAAACCTTCCATCCTTGAAGCCTGAATTGAAAAAGTTGAAGACAGAACACGAATAACAACCTCCTCAAGTGTCCTTAGATACCAATGAAGATCCATCTTATGTTTTCGGAGGTTGATGATAGGATACATCACTAGCTGTAAACCCAAAACACATttacaatttaataaaaatctCAACccttgataaaataaaaaactaaacaagaaattgaaacaaataaCCTACTTGACCAGGACCATGGTATGTAACTTCTCCACCACGTTCAGTACGATGAATATCAAAGGGAGGATTTTTAATGTCAAAATTGAGGTTGTTGTTGGAACTAGCAGTACCCAATGTAAAAACAGATGGGTGTTGCAAAACAATAAGAGTGTCGTTGCAATCTCCTTCATTTTCGATTTgtgatttctttttcttaacaATGTCTTTTTGTAAAGACCAAGCCAATTCATAAGGGATCAATTCCTGGTGGAAATCTAAGAGCTCACAGCTTCGCAATAAACATTGCACCCTTTTGGTTCTTCTATGGCCATTGATTGCGAGAGAGAAAAATCTTGAACATGAATCCGAGTTGGAGCAGAAAGATCGAGGTTTGGTGACACTGAAATAACAACACTCTCCCAACATAATCATCATGCTTAGTAGTATATGATTTTTCTCTTCTAGTATTTTATAACCGGATCTTTATAACTGTGAGACTTTTCC encodes:
- the LOC123921361 gene encoding octanoyltransferase LIP2p, chloroplastic-like, giving the protein MMIMLGECCYFSVTKPRSFCSNSDSCSRFFSLAINGHRRTKRVQCLLRSCELLDFHQELIPYELAWSLQKDIVKKKKSQIENEGDCNDTLIVLQHPSVFTLGTASSNNNLNFDIKNPPFDIHRTERGGEVTYHGPGQLVMYPIINLRKHKMDLHWYLRTLEEVVIRVLSSTFSIQASRMEGLTGVWVGNEKVAAIGIRVNQWITYHGLALNVTTDLSPFKWIVPCGIHGRQVGSIKGLLKEAQSSCNDPDTAYLHHLDDDSLIHITHKSLIEEFSKVFQLEYHHKTIYVPMLCESKGK